ATCTAATATGTTAAATATATCCCCGGCTAGTGTTACCCAGATGATAAAGAAACTTGAAAAAGATGGTTATGTTCATTACTCTCCCTATAAGGGTGTCACTCTTACTGAGGAAGGATATAAGATAGCTTCCAATATAACCAGAAAGCACAGACTTCTGGAGAGATTCCTTCACGATGTGCTTAAAATAAAAAAGGAAAAAGTTCATGATCAGGCTTGTGAAATGGAACACGTGCTTTCTGATGATGCTGAACGAGCACTATGCCAACTTTTAGAAAATCCTGATGAGTGCCCTGATGATGAAGAACTCATACCAGTATGTGATTTTCAGTTTAAAACCTGTGAAGAATGCCGCATGCGTAGACAGGAAGAAGTCAATGAAGTGGGAAAACGTGATAAAAACCTGGTTTCCATAACTGATATGAAAAAAAAGGAAAAAGGCAAAGTTTCATTCATCAGGGGCGATTACAAAGTTATCCGGAGATTAATGGATATGGGAATCACTATGGGTGCTGAGATAAGCATCCTTGAAGTTGCTCCATTTAAGGGTCCTGTAGAACTACTGGTACGTGGATCTAACCTTGCCCTAGGGAGAAATATTGCTAAAAACGTTTTCGTAGAGATCATCCACGAAAACACACCAGAATCCAAAGGAGCAATAGCGCATGGTTAAACTCCCTGAGTGTATTGAAAAATCCGATTACGAAAAAAAGATTCCAACTCTTGACAAAAATGAAATACCATCCTCTGGTGATGTTACCATAGCCCTTGCTGGGAATGCTAACGTTGGCAAAAGTGTTATTTTTAACTATTTAACTGGCGCTGACCAGGTAGTTGGAAACTGGCCTGGAAAGACTGTGGATCGTGCTGAAGGAAATTTCCAGTATAATGGTCAGAAGGTCCATGTAATCGATCTACCCGGAATATATTCATTTTCAACTTTTTCCATGGAAGAAATTGTATCCAGGGAGTACATAGCCAATGAAAAACCAGATGTGGTCATAAATGTAGTAGATGGATCAGTACTGGAACGAAATCTATTTTTCACATTACAGCTAATGGAAATGGAAGTTCCCATGGTGGTTTGTGTTAATCAAATGGATGTTGCAATGTCCAAGGGGTTTCAAATTGACACAGAAAAATTAGAAAAAGCATTGGGAGTTCCAGTAGTTCCCACTGTTGCAATTCGTGGTGAAGGTTTACAAAAACTGATAAAAAAGGCTATAATTAGTGTTAATGATAAAAAAATACCTAAAACATCCAATGAATACGGTGGTGAAGTTGAAAAAGCAGTCAAACAATTGCACTATTTCCTGGAAACAGAAAAATTAGATGTTGGATATTCCAACCGATGGGTGGCTATTAAACTTTTGGAAAATGATCCAGAAATCAATAAAAAGGTTGAACTTTTATCTGAACGTTCAGTTCAGTTTGCCAATCACTTGGCCCTTGAGCTAGAGCGTATTCATGATGAACCTTCTTTTTCCATCATTGCCTCTGAAAGATATGCCCTAGCTAACAGAATAGCAGCAGGCGCTCAAAAACAATCAGAATATAAAATTACATTATCTGAAAAATTAGATAAAATTCTAATTCATCCATTTTATGGTTATTTTACCTCTGCAATGGTAATATTAGGACTTTTAATCTGGACTTTTGTTCTGGGTAACTTCATATCCGAATTAATCACCAATGCAATGAGTTTTTTCCAACCAGTGGACCCTACTCTATCCGGTCCTGTGCTCGCTGTCCTATGGAATGGTGCATTTGGAGGTTTGGTTGCAGGATTAACTCTAATAGTGCCCTTTGTAATTCCATTTTATATCATGTTATCCTACATTGAAAATTCAGGCCTCCTAACCCGTGTAGCCTTCATGATGGATAGTTTCATGCAGAAAATCGGTTTACACGGCAAGGCACTGATACCTCTTATATTAGGTTATGGCTGTAGTGTTCCTGCTATTGACAGTACTAAAATTCTCGAAACAAGAAGAGAAAGATTACTGGCGGCATTTGCCATAACCTTTGCACCCTGCTCTGCCAGAACCATAATTATCCTCAGCCTTGTGGCTATTTTCGTCAGTATCTGGTGGGCTTTAGCCCTTTATGTTTTGGATTTGTTGATAATCTTTATCATGGGTAAATTGGCCCTTAAAGCCATGCCCGGAGAATCAACCAGTTTGATTATGGAAATACATTCTCTGAGACTGCCCGCCTCATCAGTAATTCTTAAACAAACATGGAACCGTACAAAATCATTAACCTACCTTGTGTTCCCAGTATTCATTGCCGGTAGTGCATTAATTCAGTTATTTTATGTTTTAGGCGTATTGGAACCTATAAGTAATTTCATGGCTCCTTTAACAGTAGGATGGTTGAAACTCCCCGCATTTGCCGGAATATTACTTATTGTAGGTGCAGTTCGTAAGGAGTTTGTACTATTAACCTTAGTTTCATTTGTAGGGACTGATCTCTCCCTGGCACTAACGCCGGTCCAGTTCATTGTACTGGCCTTAATAGGCATGTTGTACATTCCATGTTTATCTACCATTAGCATACTTATCAGGGAATTTGGAGTGAAAGCAGCTAGTGCTATTTCCGCTGCAAATTTAGTGACTGCCATTGTGGTGGGTGGGATTGCGGCCCATGGTTTATCGTTGTTCATGTAATCTTCCAATGTATGAATATCTTATCTTTTTAGGATTATAAGTTTAAAATTGTTGAAAAAATGAAATAAGTAAGTATAAGCTTATCAGAAAGATCAGTTGAATAATAATTTGTGATGTAAATAGGTGATAATAAAATGAAATGGTCGTTAGTAGCAATTGCCCTATTAGTGGTAATTGTAGGTTATGCTGTGATCACTGTTTCTGGTGGTCCTTTCACTCCTTTAGGTAGAGTTGCGTTCGTTAAATTAGGGAACCCTGATTTTTATCCGGGGCATCCTCACTCTGAACTTTTGTCCCAATATGCAGAGGATAGAGGCTCTAAATGTGCGTTGATATGTCACTTTGCCGGGAGTTCCAATTACCGTAGTTACCAGGATGGTAATGTGTTCATAATTGAATTAGCACTTATTGATACCCAAGGTACTGGTGCTGCTGACCCTACCAACTACTGGGATTCCTTCCAACTGGCTTTGTTCGGTGCTCCTGATGGCCGATATAAATATAAATCTGATGGAATGGTTTTTGACACATATGAAGAAGCAATGGAACATGTGTTCACCCTTGCTGAGAAACACGGGCAGGAGGGCCCTATCCCTATTGCCTGGCATGGTAATGCCCGACAGGGAAATGCGGTGTTTATACAAGGATGTGGATTTCCCCTTTACTTCCATATAATGCAAAAAACCTATGGAATGCTACCAGCCTACATTTACACATTTGCGGGTATGATTTTCCCCTATATGAATAACCCCTACCGGAATTTTGAGTTGGGGCACGCTACAGAACTTCAGGAGCTTTACCAGGGTGGTGATTTGGATTATACTTAAATTCTAGTTTTTTGAAGGATAAAATAATTCTTTTTTCATCAAATTAATTTATAATGATTAATCATAATCTATAATGATTAATAATAGTAATATATATATAGTAAGAACAACTTACTAATATACAGTCTTAAAAACACCATAAATTGCTAAAAAAGGGCGGATGAAAAATGGTACGGGATACAGCAGTCCTTCTTGATGAAAAAAGGGTTTTTGAACCAAAAAATGAAATTTTGGAAAGAGCCCATGTGAAAAATTGGGAAGAAGAAATTGAAAAAGGGAAAAATTTGGAAAAATACTGGTCCGAAAAGGCTGAACAGTTCGAATGGTTCCAGAAATGGGATAAGGTTCTGGATGATGATAATAAACCTTTTTACAAATGGTTCACTGGAGGTAAGATCAACCTTGCTTACAATGCTGTTGATCGTTGGATTGAAACTGAAAAACGTAATCAAGTGGCTATTCTCTACATTAACGAACGTGGAGAAGAGAAAAAAATCACTTATTACGAACTCTACATCCAGGTTAACAAACTGGCCAATGCCTTGAAAAACCTGGGAGTTAGAAAGGGAGATACCGTTTCCACCTACATGCCCATGTGTCCTGAACTCTTAATTGCCCTCTTGGCTTGTACTAAAATCGGGGCTATTCACAGTGTGGTCTACTCCGGATTGAGCGTGGGTGCATTTGTAGATCGTATCAACGATGCCAAGGCCAAAGTACTCTTCACCGCAGATGGAACCTACCGGAGAGGTAAAATCATCGACCTCAAAGCCATTGCTGATGAAGCCATCCTCCAATGCCCCACTATTGAAACCATAGTGGTGGTCAACCATACCGGAATACCCATCCAGATATCAGAATTATCTGGAAGGGAAATATTTTACGAAAGACTGGTTGATGGTGAACCCGCCTACTGCGAACCAGAATGGATGGATGCCGAAGACCCACTATTCATACTCTACACTTCCGGAAGCACGGGAAAACCTAAAGGAGTACTGCACACCACCGCGGGTTACATGGTGGGAGTAGCCACCACCCTCCGCAATATTTTCGACATCCATGATAATGACCTCTGGTGGTGCACCGGGGATATTGGATGGATCACCGGACACAGCTATGTTATCTATGGCCCATTACTCCTGGGAACCACTACAGTAGTCTACGAAGGAGCGCCGGACTACCCTGATCCAGGGGTATGGTGGAAAATTGTTGAAAAGTATGGTGTTACCAAGTTCTACACCGCACCAACCGCAATCAGACACCTAATGCGATTCGGAACCAGATACACCGACCTCTACAATCTGGAATCACTCCGCATACTGGGAACCGTGGGAGAACCAATAAACCCCGAGGCATGGATGTGGTACTACCAAAATGTGGGTAAAGAAAAATGTCCCATAATGGACACCTGGTGGCAGACTGAAACCGGGATGCATCTCATATCTCCACTACCGGTTACACCTTTAAAACCTGGATCAGCCACACTACCATTCCCGGGCATTGATGCCGATGTGGTGGATGAAGAGGGTAACCCGGTGCCCATGGGTAAAGGAGGTTACCTGGTTATTAAGAAACCATGGCCAGCCATGTTCCGCACATTATACAAAGATGAAGATCGATTCCTTGATGTTTACTGGAAAGAATATTCAGGATGTATTTACAAGGCCGGGGACATGGTTCGTAAAGACGAAGATGGTTACTTCTGGATACAGGGACGAAGTGATGATGTTCTAAAGATTGCCGGACACCGTATAGGTTCAGCAGAGGTAGAATCTGCCTTTGTAGGTCACCCTGCAGTAGCTGAAGCCGCAGTAATTGGAAAATCAGATCCTATTAAGGGGGAAGTGATCAAGGCCTTCATTATCCTCCGTGAAGGATACGAACTTAAGACCCAACTCATTGAAGATCTGAAAAACCATGTTCGATACGAACTGGGGCCAGTGGCAGTCTTGGGTGAAATTGTGCAGGTGGATAAACTTCCTAAAACCCGGAGTGGTAAAATAATGCGCAGGATCCTGCGGGCACAGGAAATGGGTGAAGATCTGGGGGATACATCAACCCTGGAAGAATAAGCATCAGCACTGGAAGAATCTTCCTTCCCTTTTTTGGGTTATAACTCTTTAGTAAATTAAAAGTTCCCAACTCGATAGGAATTGGGTCAAATAAAAAATAGGAGTGATTAAATAAATAAGCCCTCCATGGGTGTGATATTATGGGAGAAAACAAAAAAAATGTCCTGATAGAGGATTTAACTGCCAACCCGGCACCTCTTGGACTGCTGGGATTCGGTTTAACCACTGTGCTGTTGAACATACATAATGCAGGCTTTTATCCCATCAACAGCATGATACTGGCTATGGGAATTTCTTATGGTGGAATTGCCCAGATAATGGCCTGTGTCATGGAGTACAAAAAAGGTAACACCTTTGGAACAGTTGCTTTCGGATCATATGGTCTATTCTGGTGGAGTTTTGTTCTCCTACTGGTTCTCCCCAAAATGAATCTGGCAGCAGCCCCGGATAAACTATCTCTAGCTGCATACCTGTTTATGTGGGGATTGTTCACCTTGGTGATGTTCATTGGAACCCTCAAACTCAGCCGTGGATTGCAGGTAGTATTCCTGGCACTGGCAGTGTTGTTCTTCCTACTGGCACTGGGAGATATAACTGGTAACAGCACTATAACTTTAATTGCAGGTTATGAAGGTATATTCACAGGATTCAGTGCAATATATGTTGGATTGGCACAGGTCCTTAATGAAACCTACGAAAGAGACCTGTTACCCACCTGAAAAACATTCTGTTAAAGAATATCAATTTTATTTAAATAGCTAACCGCCTCCAGCTATTTGAATATGTCGGCTTTCTCTGGTAATTTACCAGTGGAAGTCTTTTCTTTTTCTGGGATTGCTTTGAATTGTTATTTGAATATATTTACAGATGAAGATCTGCCCTTGTTTTTAATACATATCATATTATTTTGTTATATTGGTACAACAATATAATATTTTAATCTTCTATTATGATTTTGGGATAAATTAACCGAATAATTGATATTATTGTATCAGAAATGAAAAGTAAAGTAAGAAAATAAGCTAAAACAAGAAAAAAGGTTATACATCTATTTTAAATCAAAGGGCCATTTTCTTTTTATATTCTGAAGAATATCCTTTACGAATTTCAATTTTAACAAGCAGACACATTTTATTAAACCTCTCGGTATTTACTTTAGAATTTCGTATTTTATCTACTGTTTACTATCCATTAATCTAAATAATTAATTCATGTTCTGATCTTTTTATGAAAAGATAACAATACTCCAAATCTTTCCAAACTGTGTCAAATCCATAGAAGCTGTGTTCGATGTGAATTTTGTTCTTAATTAATATTAAATATTTTATTTTAAACCAAAATCTTTATATAGTCTTGTTGACTACCAGTTATATAACTGACTAATAAGTCATAAAATTGAAGGGACAGTCATGATTGGTTATCAGTTATGGTGTACGGGTGAATCATATGTCACTAACAAAATGGAAGGAAAGAGAAAAGGAACAACGTCGAAATGATATTATCAAAGTTTCAAGGAAACTATTTGCTGATAAAGACTTTGATAAAGTTTCAATGGAAGATATCGCAAAAGAGGTTGGACTTGGCAAAGGGACGCTTTATCTTTATTTTAAAAATAAAGAATCATTGTACTTTGCAGTGGTCTTAAAGGGTATTCAAATTTGGGCTGCAATAGTTAAAGAAGAGGTCAAAAAAGATTATAGTGGCTTAAACAGGTTAATATCATATGGAAATGCAAATAGGGGATTTTCCAATAAATATCCTGATTATTTCCGGTTGTTGTATTCTCCCACTTCAATCAAAAAACAATTTGATATGGATAAAATGACGAGTAGTGAAGAATTCCAGGAAGTAAGGGAATTATTCAAAGAAATAATGTCCGTAGGAATAGATTCAATACAAAAAGGTATAGATGAAGGTGAAATCAGGCCCGATGTTGATCCAACAGAAGCAGCTATTCTCCTATCAGTAATATACAATGGTAAGGCCAATATGGGTGACTGGGCTAAAGAGCTACTGGAAAATAAGGGAATTGATGAGGAGAAATTTAGCAAGGATATTGGAGATCTATTCCTGCACATGCTAACTAAATAGAAATACCCTGGTCGAAATTCATGGAATTACTAGATTAGCTAATGAAAGTTATTTATTATTGTAAAGAGGCGTTAGATATGAATTATAATGAATTGGGTGAAAAATTAAATGAACTTTTAAAATTGGAAAATACACCGGTAGCCATAAAATGGTCTGTTAAAGAACCCAAAAATATTGAAAAAGAAGAATGTAAATCAAGATTCTGCAGTAAACTTGAAAAAGCCATGAACGGTGAAATGTTCTATTCCACCTTAGACGAAGAGGAATGCATGGGTGGTGCAAGATATTCAGGACTTAAAAGTATGAGTGAATACCCTCCAAATGTACAAAGCGGGGCATTCATGGTTCCTAGGGGCCTTTATAAGAACATCCCTGCAGTGCAACGTTCAAGGAAAAATGAAACATACATAAACCCCGGGATTTTCCATGCAATTATCTTCGCCCCCCTCAATAAGGCAGAATTTGAGCCAGACGTGATATTAATGGTCTCTAATGCAAAACAGGGGATGGAAATACTTCACGCCAATGCCTATGATTCAGGAACACATGGAATAGGTGCGGATGTAGCTCCAATATGCAGTTCAATGGCTGCAACTCCGTACATGACTGGAAGAGTCACTTATGGATTTGGTGATGTTGCTTCAAGGCAAAACATGGGTATCAACCAAGAAGACATCATGGTTAGTATTCCTGGAAGCGAGTTGTGCCGCATAGTTTCTAATTTAGAAGAAATGCGAACTAAAGTGTTATTTAAGGAATGATTTTTAAGAATCATTATTTCTTTTTTTGAAATCATTCAAAAATAACCCATATTCCAAAATTAACCGAGATTTTAAACCCTTCGTTTAACTCACTAAAAAACTGTTATAATTGTAATTTGCCCTGCAAGTGATAACCATGAATCATGAAAGTCATTTTACTCTAGTTAAAAATAAAATAAATCTAATAATGGCAGGATTAATGGTTGGCCTTCTTGTAGCTGCCTTTGATTATTCAATCATGGGAACTGCTATGCCTAAAGTTATTAACAGTCTCCAGGGAATGGAATATTACACATGGCCCTTTACGTCTTACATGTTGACCTCAACCATCGCCGTAATTCTCTTTGGTAAATTATCCGACATTTACGGTAGAAAACATGTTCTAATTGCAGGGATCATCACATTTGTCATAACTTCCGTAATGTGTGGTCTGGCCACCAGCATGTTTCAACTAATTATATTCAGAGGGATTCAAGGAATTGGAGGGGGAATCCTACTTTCTCTCCCATTTATTGTGGTTGGGGAAATTTTCAGCCCCCGAGATCGGGCCAAATACATGGGAATACTTGGATCGGTATTTGGGCTTGCCGACGTAATGGGGCCAATTCTTGGTGGTGTAATTACTGATACTTTGGGTTGGAGATGGGTGTTTTTTATAAATGTTCCAATTGGAATCACTGCAGTAACCATAATTTTTTATTCTCTTCCAAATTTCAAACTGCCCGATGTTAAAAAAAACATTGATATCTCGGGGATTATAACCTTTACCTTAGCTTTAAGTGCCCTTTTCCTGGCAATAACACTTGCCGGGAATATTAATACCAGCCCATTAGTTGAAATAGTAGGACTCCTGGTATTTTCAGGGGTAATGCTGGTATTGTTTATCTCAGCCGAGAAAAGAGCTGTAGAACCTGTTCTACCCCTACGTCTTTTTAGAAATTCAATATTCAATGTATCATCAGTAGAAAGCTTTTTAGCAGCTGCATTAATGTTTAGTGGCATAATTTACATTCCATTATTTGCACAAGGTGTTTTAGGTATGAGTTCTACCAATTCTGGGTTCATTATGGTGCCCATGTTGTTTAGTCTGACATTGGCTTCAATAATCACTGGAGAAATCATATCCCGGACTGGGAAATATAAAAAGTTGGTTATCGCCGAATTTATTATAACCGGGTTAGGAGTTTTGCTGCTGGCTACAATGAATGAGAATACGCCCTATTATATGCTGATATTATATTCGACAGTTCTGGGTGTTGGTTCAGGAATGGCTTACAATATATTCAATGTAGCAGTGCAGAATGCATTCCCAATGCGGGATATAGGTGTTGTAACCGCTTCCATGCGGTTTTTCAGAAATGTAGGTACAATTGTCTTCGTTCCAATATTTGGGTACATAATGAACTTCACACTGGGAAGTTCAACTGCAGTTACTGCAAGTTACCTTCAAGCTTTAGCAATTTCTATCCAGAATATTTTCCTTACAGCCATAATACTGGCATTTGTAGGATTGATTATGGCGTTCTTCCTCCAAGAAATACCATTAAGCGGAGATGAAACTACTAACTCATGATCTAACAAATTTTTTAAAGGGAGTTTTTGATAATGATTAAAGTTGCGTTAACAGGTGCAAATGGGATAATAGGTTCAAAAATAATTAAAACCATCCTTAAACAGGAAGATATGGAAGTGGTGGCAGCAATAGGATCACCGAACACTCCACTGGAAGGAATGGATATAGGTGGAGTAACAGGTGTGGGAAATATTGGTGTCCATGTAAATGGTGCGCAAAGGCTTGCTGAGGTTTTAAAGGAAAGAAAACCTGATGTTCTCATTGATTTTACCATTGCAAATGCAGCTGTGGACATAATCAGAACTTCAGCAGATTGTGGAGTTAATCTAGTTGTGGGTACAACCGGAATAAAGGACGATCAATTGATTGAAATAAAAAAATCCATCCAGGAAAATAAGATAAAGGCAGTTATTTCTCCTAACATGGCAGTCGGTGTGAATGTGTTCTTTAAAATCGTTGGAACACTAGCCAATATCCTTAATGATTTTGATATTGAAATAATAGAAACTCATCATAATCATAAAGTGGATGCACCTTCAGGCACAGCTCTTAAAGCATACGAAATTATAGCTGAGGTGCTTGGAAGAAATAAAGATGAAACTTGTGCCTATGGTAGGCAGGGAATGGTACGTGCACGAAATACTGAAGAAATAGGAATACATGCAGTACGTGGTGGGGATATAGTTGGAGATCATACTTTACTATTTTCTGGTGAAGGAGAGCGAATTGAAATTGTTCACAGAGCACATAGCAGACAGTCATTTGTCACCGGGGTGATTAAGGCAGTAAGATATGTTGTTGGAGCTCCTGAAGGAAAAATAAGTGATATGGGAGATGTAATGGGCGTAAAATAGGAATGAAGGGTTATTTTTTCTTTAATATTTTAACCTGTTACTTGAACCTGTAACATTAATAAAAAAACGATGCCAGATAATTAAATATTTATCTTATTGTTTAGTGGCATTAAATCATCCACAGCCCTTAAGATCTTTAACATATTGCATTTCCTTTTTAATTTGTTATTCGTTTTTGAATTATTCCTTGCTTATGTGTTTGGCCAGTTTTTTGGCCAGGGCCAGGATGGTGAGAACTGGAGGTGCACCAGGTGCCCTTGGGAAAACACTGGCATCGCACACGTAAAGACCCTCAACTTCTGTTTCCAAATTTTTATCAACTACTTCTCCAATGGCAGCAGTTCCACCAGGGTGTGCTCCCCTGGCTGGGGTTGAAACAAGTGTGTCAGGGTCAACACCGCCCTCAGTGAGTATGGCACCGGCAAGAGAAGATCCTTCTGCCAGTAATCCCATATCATGGGAGGTGTTATTTTTAACAACTCCTTTTTCATCCACCCTGCCCGATGATTCGTCCCTGATTTTGACCATAATTCCCAGGATATCCTTATCCTGGAATCCAAGGTGACTGAGCTTTGATAGAAGTATGCTGGAATAATGGGGAGCCAGTATGAATCCATCTTTCTTAAGCAATCCATTCATGGATACTTCTTTATAAAACTGGATGTCTGGCAATGTTCCACCCACCGTGACAAAGGTGTCCACAAAAAGATGTTCACCTGCCACTAAACCTGCAGATCTAAGTAGTAATGGTGTTTCCACAGCCCCAGAACACACTATAACTCTGTCAGCATCATATTCTTCTTTAACACATTTTTCAGGGTTAAAGACTTCCACTCCCTTCAACTGACCATTACTGGTTATAACCCGGGTTACCTCGGTGTTGTCTATGATTTGAAGACCTTTTTTTCGTGCTTCAATGAGAAAATCAAGAGAACTCCACTTGGCATTGCGGGGACAACCCAAAGCG
This DNA window, taken from Methanobacterium subterraneum, encodes the following:
- a CDS encoding metal-dependent transcriptional regulator, yielding MSSEKSLSENAEEYLEVLYKLSLKKRPVKTTKISNMLNISPASVTQMIKKLEKDGYVHYSPYKGVTLTEEGYKIASNITRKHRLLERFLHDVLKIKKEKVHDQACEMEHVLSDDAERALCQLLENPDECPDDEELIPVCDFQFKTCEECRMRRQEEVNEVGKRDKNLVSITDMKKKEKGKVSFIRGDYKVIRRLMDMGITMGAEISILEVAPFKGPVELLVRGSNLALGRNIAKNVFVEIIHENTPESKGAIAHG
- the feoB gene encoding ferrous iron transport protein B — its product is MVKLPECIEKSDYEKKIPTLDKNEIPSSGDVTIALAGNANVGKSVIFNYLTGADQVVGNWPGKTVDRAEGNFQYNGQKVHVIDLPGIYSFSTFSMEEIVSREYIANEKPDVVINVVDGSVLERNLFFTLQLMEMEVPMVVCVNQMDVAMSKGFQIDTEKLEKALGVPVVPTVAIRGEGLQKLIKKAIISVNDKKIPKTSNEYGGEVEKAVKQLHYFLETEKLDVGYSNRWVAIKLLENDPEINKKVELLSERSVQFANHLALELERIHDEPSFSIIASERYALANRIAAGAQKQSEYKITLSEKLDKILIHPFYGYFTSAMVILGLLIWTFVLGNFISELITNAMSFFQPVDPTLSGPVLAVLWNGAFGGLVAGLTLIVPFVIPFYIMLSYIENSGLLTRVAFMMDSFMQKIGLHGKALIPLILGYGCSVPAIDSTKILETRRERLLAAFAITFAPCSARTIIILSLVAIFVSIWWALALYVLDLLIIFIMGKLALKAMPGESTSLIMEIHSLRLPASSVILKQTWNRTKSLTYLVFPVFIAGSALIQLFYVLGVLEPISNFMAPLTVGWLKLPAFAGILLIVGAVRKEFVLLTLVSFVGTDLSLALTPVQFIVLALIGMLYIPCLSTISILIREFGVKAASAISAANLVTAIVVGGIAAHGLSLFM
- the acs gene encoding acetate--CoA ligase, which encodes MVRDTAVLLDEKRVFEPKNEILERAHVKNWEEEIEKGKNLEKYWSEKAEQFEWFQKWDKVLDDDNKPFYKWFTGGKINLAYNAVDRWIETEKRNQVAILYINERGEEKKITYYELYIQVNKLANALKNLGVRKGDTVSTYMPMCPELLIALLACTKIGAIHSVVYSGLSVGAFVDRINDAKAKVLFTADGTYRRGKIIDLKAIADEAILQCPTIETIVVVNHTGIPIQISELSGREIFYERLVDGEPAYCEPEWMDAEDPLFILYTSGSTGKPKGVLHTTAGYMVGVATTLRNIFDIHDNDLWWCTGDIGWITGHSYVIYGPLLLGTTTVVYEGAPDYPDPGVWWKIVEKYGVTKFYTAPTAIRHLMRFGTRYTDLYNLESLRILGTVGEPINPEAWMWYYQNVGKEKCPIMDTWWQTETGMHLISPLPVTPLKPGSATLPFPGIDADVVDEEGNPVPMGKGGYLVIKKPWPAMFRTLYKDEDRFLDVYWKEYSGCIYKAGDMVRKDEDGYFWIQGRSDDVLKIAGHRIGSAEVESAFVGHPAVAEAAVIGKSDPIKGEVIKAFIILREGYELKTQLIEDLKNHVRYELGPVAVLGEIVQVDKLPKTRSGKIMRRILRAQEMGEDLGDTSTLEE
- a CDS encoding acetate uptake transporter, yielding MGENKKNVLIEDLTANPAPLGLLGFGLTTVLLNIHNAGFYPINSMILAMGISYGGIAQIMACVMEYKKGNTFGTVAFGSYGLFWWSFVLLLVLPKMNLAAAPDKLSLAAYLFMWGLFTLVMFIGTLKLSRGLQVVFLALAVLFFLLALGDITGNSTITLIAGYEGIFTGFSAIYVGLAQVLNETYERDLLPT
- a CDS encoding TetR/AcrR family transcriptional regulator — translated: MSLTKWKEREKEQRRNDIIKVSRKLFADKDFDKVSMEDIAKEVGLGKGTLYLYFKNKESLYFAVVLKGIQIWAAIVKEEVKKDYSGLNRLISYGNANRGFSNKYPDYFRLLYSPTSIKKQFDMDKMTSSEEFQEVRELFKEIMSVGIDSIQKGIDEGEIRPDVDPTEAAILLSVIYNGKANMGDWAKELLENKGIDEEKFSKDIGDLFLHMLTK
- a CDS encoding DUF169 domain-containing protein; translation: MNYNELGEKLNELLKLENTPVAIKWSVKEPKNIEKEECKSRFCSKLEKAMNGEMFYSTLDEEECMGGARYSGLKSMSEYPPNVQSGAFMVPRGLYKNIPAVQRSRKNETYINPGIFHAIIFAPLNKAEFEPDVILMVSNAKQGMEILHANAYDSGTHGIGADVAPICSSMAATPYMTGRVTYGFGDVASRQNMGINQEDIMVSIPGSELCRIVSNLEEMRTKVLFKE
- a CDS encoding MDR family MFS transporter, coding for MNHESHFTLVKNKINLIMAGLMVGLLVAAFDYSIMGTAMPKVINSLQGMEYYTWPFTSYMLTSTIAVILFGKLSDIYGRKHVLIAGIITFVITSVMCGLATSMFQLIIFRGIQGIGGGILLSLPFIVVGEIFSPRDRAKYMGILGSVFGLADVMGPILGGVITDTLGWRWVFFINVPIGITAVTIIFYSLPNFKLPDVKKNIDISGIITFTLALSALFLAITLAGNINTSPLVEIVGLLVFSGVMLVLFISAEKRAVEPVLPLRLFRNSIFNVSSVESFLAAALMFSGIIYIPLFAQGVLGMSSTNSGFIMVPMLFSLTLASIITGEIISRTGKYKKLVIAEFIITGLGVLLLATMNENTPYYMLILYSTVLGVGSGMAYNIFNVAVQNAFPMRDIGVVTASMRFFRNVGTIVFVPIFGYIMNFTLGSSTAVTASYLQALAISIQNIFLTAIILAFVGLIMAFFLQEIPLSGDETTNS
- the dapB gene encoding 4-hydroxy-tetrahydrodipicolinate reductase, which produces MIKVALTGANGIIGSKIIKTILKQEDMEVVAAIGSPNTPLEGMDIGGVTGVGNIGVHVNGAQRLAEVLKERKPDVLIDFTIANAAVDIIRTSADCGVNLVVGTTGIKDDQLIEIKKSIQENKIKAVISPNMAVGVNVFFKIVGTLANILNDFDIEIIETHHNHKVDAPSGTALKAYEIIAEVLGRNKDETCAYGRQGMVRARNTEEIGIHAVRGGDIVGDHTLLFSGEGERIEIVHRAHSRQSFVTGVIKAVRYVVGAPEGKISDMGDVMGVK
- a CDS encoding FAD-dependent oxidoreductase, giving the protein MKNVIVIGSGAGGATVARELALKGVSVTLIEKGEYITPDKAFQCYDNLNVGVELLKTSCLGGTTLVTAGNAVRTCQKEFKEMGIDLYHEFEEVEGELNVGKLPDTHYGVGTLKIMEASSSLGLNMEKMPKFINPEECIPCGKCALGCPRNAKWSSLDFLIEARKKGLQIIDNTEVTRVITSNGQLKGVEVFNPEKCVKEEYDADRVIVCSGAVETPLLLRSAGLVAGEHLFVDTFVTVGGTLPDIQFYKEVSMNGLLKKDGFILAPHYSSILLSKLSHLGFQDKDILGIMVKIRDESSGRVDEKGVVKNNTSHDMGLLAEGSSLAGAILTEGGVDPDTLVSTPARGAHPGGTAAIGEVVDKNLETEVEGLYVCDASVFPRAPGAPPVLTILALAKKLAKHISKE